Genomic DNA from Candidatus Hydrogenedentota bacterium:
CTGGGCCGCGTCCGATGTCGGGTGGGTTGTGGGCCACTCGTACATCGTCTACGCGCCGCTGCTGTACGGCTGCACGACAGTCCTCTACGAGGGGAAACCCGTCGGCACGCCGGACCCGGGCGCGTTCTGGCGGGTCATCGCCGAGCACGGGGTGAAGGCGCTGTTTACCGCGCCGACGGCGTTCCGCGCCATCAAGAAGGAGGACCCCGCCGGGGAGCATCTGAAGCGGTATGATCTTTCCCGGTTCAAGTGCCTGTTTCTCGCTGGGGAGCGGCTTGACCCGGACACCTACCACTGGGCCTCGGACATGTTGAGGGTGCCGGTGATTGATCATTGGTGGCAGACCGAGACCGGATGGGCCATAGCCGCCAATTGCGTGGGGCTGGAGCCGCTTCCCGTGAAGGCGGGCTCGCCCACCAAACCCGTGCCGGGATACCGCGTGGCGATACTGGACGCCGCGGGCAACGAGCTGCCCGCCGGTGCCGAGGGGATCGTCGCGCTGGGGTTGCCCCTGCCGCCGGGCACGCTGCCCACCCTCTGGCAGAGCGACGAGAAATTCGTGGAGTCCTATATGCGGCCCTTTCCCGGCTATTATTTCACGGGGGACGGCGGCCATGTGGACGGGGACGGCTATGTGTACATCATGGGGCGCGTGGACGATGTGATTAACGTGGCCGGGCACCGGCTCTCGACCGGCGCCATGGAGGAGGTCATCGCGGGGCACCCCGATGTGGCCGAATGCGCCGTGGTCGGCATGGCCGACGACTTCAAGGGGCAGCTTCCGCTCGGCTTTGTCGTGCTGAAATCGGGAGTCACGCGGGAACCGGAGGATGTGGTCGCGGACCTCGTGCGCATGGTGCGGGAACAGATCGGCGCCGTGGCCTCGTTCAAGCGCGCCCTGGTGGTGAAGCGTCTGCCGAAAACGCGGTCGGGCAAGATTCTGCGCGGAACCATGCGAAAGGTCGCCGACAGAGAGCAGTACACCACGCCCTCCACGATAGACGACCCCGCCATACTGGAAGAGATTTCGGAGTCGCTCAAGGGCGCGGGATATTGACGCAATGCCGCCGGAGCCAGCGCCGGCCACTGAAGAAAGGAAGAAGAACATGACCCAACCGCAACGCACGGCCCATGGAGCAAATTGCCGCGCCGCCGCATTGTCTCTGGCGTTTTTGACGGTTTTCGGGACATTTTTTGGCGGGACCGCTTTCGGGGCGTCCAACGCGCCGGTGGAACTGGTGAATGCCGTGGTCGTCACCCCCGCAGACGGGGACCGGCACGTTTCCAAGGCCGTGGAAATGCTTCTGGACGAGGTGGAGAAGCGGACGGCGTCGCGCTGGGGCGTGGTCCACGAATGGCCAACCGAGGCGAAAGACGGCGTCATTGCCGTGGGCATGCCGGAGGCGTTGAAATCCTGCGCGGCCCCCTTGGCAGGGGAATTGGCCGCAAACATGCCGAAAGGCCCGGAGGGCTATGTGCTCCGCGTCATGAAAGACCGGACGGTGCTTGTCTCGGGGCATGACGCGCGCGGCGTGCTTTTCGGCGTGGGGCGGCTGCTGCGGGAACTGCGCATGACGCGGGGCTCGGCGCTGCTCTCCCCGGACACGGACATCAACACCGTGCCGGTGGTTCCCCTGCGCGGCCACCAGCTTGGCTACCGGCCCAAGGTGAACACCTACGACGCCTGGGACCTGTCCTTGTGGGAGCAGTATTACCGGGACCTTGCGGTGTTCGGCACGAACGCCGTGGAGCTGATGCCGCCCAAGACGGACGACGACGCGGACAGCCCCCATTTCCCGCTGCCGCAGATTGACATGATGGCGAAGATGTCGCAACTGGCGGACGACTATGACCTGTCCGTGTGGATTTGGTATCCCGCGATGGCGCGGGACTATTCCGACCCCGCCACGGTGGAGAAGGAACTGCGGGAGTGGGGGGAGGTCTTCGCGAAACTGCCGCGCATTGACGCGGTGTTTGTGCCGGGCGGCGACCCGGGCCACACCCAGCCGAAGCACATGATGGCCCTGCTGGCGAAACAGACGGAGGTGCTCCACCGCACGCACCCGAAGGCCCAGATGTGGATGTCCCCACAGGGCTTCACGGCGGAGTGGACGGACGAGTGGCTGGACATCATGCGGAAGCAGCAGCCGGAATGGCTGTCCGGCGTAGTCTTCGGCCCGCAAAACCGCCAAAGCCTGCCCGACCTGCGGGTGGCGATTCCCGCACGGTATCCCATCCGGCATTACCCGGACATCACCCACAGCTACAGTTGCCAGTATCCCGTGCAGGACTGGGACACGGCGTACAAGCTGACCCAGGACCGCGAGGTGATCAACCCGCGGCCCGCTGATTTCGCGAAAATCTTCCGCTGGAGCCTGCCGCTCACGGACGGGTTCATCACCTACTCCGAGGGGGTCAACGACGACCTGAACAAAATCCTCTGGAGCGCCCTGGGCTGGGACCCGGAGGCGGATGTCCACGGCATTCTCCGGGACTATGCCCGGTACTTCATCGGCGCGCCCCTGGAGCATGACTTTGCCAACGCCCTGGCGGCGCTCGAGGAGAACTGGCGCGGGCCGCTGCTGGCCAATGCGGGCGTGGTGACCACCCTGCGGCAGGTCGAGGACATGGAGGCGGCGGCGGAGCCGCGCGTCCTGCTGAACTGGCGTTTCCAGCAGGTGGTCTACCGGGCGAATTACGACGCCTATGTGCGCCGCCGCCTCATCCGCGAGACCGCGCTGGAGGAGGAGGCCATGGACCTGCTGCGGCGCGCAAGGGAGATCGGCGCGCTGACGGCCATGGACGCCGCCGAGGCCGTGCTGAACCGCGCCGTGCTCGAACCGGTGGGGCAGGACCTGCGCGGACGGGTGAGCGACATGGCCGAGGCGCTCTACCAGAGCATCCGCATGCAGTTGAGCGTGCCGCGTTACCGGGCCATCGCCGTGGGGCGCGGCGCCAATTTCGACCTTATTGACCGCCCGGTGAACAACCTGCCCTGGCTGAAAAAACGCTTCGCTGAAATGAGGGCGATGACCAACGAGCGGGACCGGCAGCGGGGCGTCGAGGAAATCCTCAACTGGACGAACCCCGGACCGGGCGGCTTCTATGACGAGCTCGGCAACCCGTCGCGCAATCCCCGGCTGGTGCGGAACATGGGCGCGGATTATGACCCCGAAAACCGGGTGAACCCGCTCCTCGGCTACACCGGAAGTCCCCCCGACCGCCGCATCTCGTGGTTCTCCGACGCCGAGACCCGTTTCGAGGCGCCCCTCATGATGCGCTACGAAAACCTGGACCCGGACGCGGAGTACAGGGTCCGCGCGGTCTACGCCGGGGACAAGTTCGACACGGAGATGCGGCTCTATGCCGACGGCGGCATCGAGGTGCACCCCTTCATCCAGAAGAAACAGCCCATCGCCCCTGTCGAGTTCGACATCCCCACAGCGGCCACGGCGGACGGGGAACTCACCCTGACCTGGCACCAGACACCCGGACGCGGCAGCGCAGGACGCGGATGCCAAGTGGCCGAGGTGTGGCTGATGAAGAAGGGCAAGTAAAAACATAGAATTGACTGAAAAGGCATTAAAATGTTTGTCTATTTGTGTGATTAATTATTTTTTTAAACTATGCTGATAATTCTTATTGCTTCCGGAAATGACAAGATAAAATATAATTTCGCAACAGGAGTGTGAATACAATGGAAAAAGGTATAGCAAGTGTGTGTGTCTTACTTATAGTTACCACGGTGACCGCCGGCCTCATATTTCTTTTGTGGTTGATATTTTCCAAGTTATTTCTGCATGGAGAAAAATCGTTGTCAACGCTTATTACTTCTTCTGTTACAATAATTATTTCAGTTGGAACGGTTGCTTATGTACAATGGAAAACAAAGGTTCGTGAGATTGAAAATTCGCATCGCCCAAAGAAGGCAGAAATTTATAAACTATTCATGGATAAGGCGGTTATAAATATCCTAAAGGCAACAAAGGATGGTACAATTGACACAGAACAGTTCAATAAAGAGTTAATGGAACTATTCTATTCTTTTACGGGGGATGTTATTATTTGGGGATCGCCTGAGGTAATTTGTGCATACACGGCCTTTCGAACGCATTCTTCAGATAAGGAAACTATATTATTTAAACTCGATGATTTGCTAAAAGCAATGCGCAAAGATTTAGGCAATAGCAATTTTGGATTGGTTCGTGCCGCATTGGTAAAATTGTTTATTACCGATCCTGAAACACTTGACAGGCATAATTGATCAATGAAATCCAAAAAAAACATTTTTTTGTATGGCGCATAAGTCAATATTATCTTTCGAATCGCATAAAATGTTAATTATGCAGAATTGCATCGCTATAAAGGTTACTAGTCATTTTTTAGTTGCATGTTTCTTTTGGAGCTGTGGATCGGTTATTGCGGAGAATATTCGCAATTTCGATGCTACTGTTTCTATGTCTTATACAGTCGTCCACGGCCAAATCGTCCTCTCCCGCGCCAGCAACGAATGGATGTCGCAGCAGATTGAGGAGCCGTGCATTCTGCCCAACCCGAAGGTGCCGGGGCGGCTGATCATGTTTTACGGGGCGGTGCCCGCATCGAACCGGAACACGGCGGCGATTGGCAAGGCGTGGGCGGAGGAAGGGACGCCGTTTGTGTGGCATCAGGACCCGGTGAACCCGATATTCAAGCCCGCCGAATCGGGCTGGGACTCGGGGAGCATCCGGCTGGACACGGTGCTGTATGTCCCGGAGGAGGACGCCTATTACATTTACTATTCCGGAACCACGGGGACGGTGCAGGACCGGATTGGTCTGGCGGTGTGTCCGGCGGGCGAGGACGGGTATTCGGGGGTGACCACGGCGGCCATTGTCCGGCAAGGGCCGGCGCCGGTGCTGGCGCCGGAGGCGGCAGTGCCTTACCATGAGGAGATGGCCTCGCAGGCGGCGGTGATGCGGGAATGGAA
This window encodes:
- a CDS encoding propionyl-CoA synthetase, with protein sequence MGRYQEAYDRSLRDPEGFWGEAAEAIHWERPPTRVVDDSRPPFYQWFPGGVMNTCFNALDRHVEQGRGGQNALIYDSPVTGTVRHYTYQELLDEVSRFAGVLAAEGAGKGDRVVIYMPMVPEAVIAMLACARIGAVHSVVFGGFAPHELAIRIDDAKPALIVSASCGIEGKKVIEYKPPLDRAVELARHKPARCIVLQRPQAEARLVEGRDRDWDELMRGARPAPCAPVWSTDPLYILYTSGTTGMPKGVVRDNGGHAVALQWTMKHIYDMAPGEVFWAASDVGWVVGHSYIVYAPLLYGCTTVLYEGKPVGTPDPGAFWRVIAEHGVKALFTAPTAFRAIKKEDPAGEHLKRYDLSRFKCLFLAGERLDPDTYHWASDMLRVPVIDHWWQTETGWAIAANCVGLEPLPVKAGSPTKPVPGYRVAILDAAGNELPAGAEGIVALGLPLPPGTLPTLWQSDEKFVESYMRPFPGYYFTGDGGHVDGDGYVYIMGRVDDVINVAGHRLSTGAMEEVIAGHPDVAECAVVGMADDFKGQLPLGFVVLKSGVTREPEDVVADLVRMVREQIGAVASFKRALVVKRLPKTRSGKILRGTMRKVADREQYTTPSTIDDPAILEEISESLKGAGY